Proteins from a genomic interval of Capsicum annuum cultivar UCD-10X-F1 chromosome 4, UCD10Xv1.1, whole genome shotgun sequence:
- the LOC107867274 gene encoding uncharacterized protein LOC107867274 isoform X2 has translation MGSEKPGSDNGEKRVYQDKEEMKLWGIFIFALIGATATTFAVTQLRSTVDFVYSQSAQRSRAGGSFRTSFQEEAWKRYNRRMREEYEEEMERVERIRRMQSVFNRERNKYKRSYESWQENGQSAYHQHFQRNDWYWKADTSFRDRGTNFREAPRANASYPLSQHYSVLGLDRSRTKPYTDDEIKSAFRAKAKQFHPDQNQQNKEVAEAKFKEVMKSYEAIKSERKNGTSR, from the exons ATGGGTAGCGAAAAACCCGGTTCAGACAATGGGGAAAAACGGGTTTATCAAGATAAAGAGGAGATGAAACTTTggggtatttttatttttgcattaatTGGAGCTACTGCCACCACTTTCGCC GTCACACAATTGCGAAGTACAGTGGATTTTGTCTACTCTCAG TCAGCACAGAGAAGTCGAGCTGGGGGTTCTTTTAGGACAAGTTTTCAGGAGGAAGCGTGGAAAAGATATAATCGCAGGATGCGGGAAGAGTATGAAGAAGAAATGGAGAGAGTG GAGCGCATTCGTCGTATGCAAAGTGTTTTCAATAGGGAGAGAAACAAGTATAAGAGGAGCTATGAGAGCTGGCAAGAAAATGGGCAAAGTGCATATCATCAGCACTTCCAAAGGAATGACTGGTATTGGAAGGCTGATACCTCGTTTAGAGACCGGGGAACTAATTTCAGGGAAGCTCCTAGGGCCAATGCAAGCTACCCGTTGTCGCAACATTACTCGGTTTTGGGCCTTGACAG GTCTAGGACGAAGCCTTACACGGATGATGAGATAAAG TCTGCCTTTAGGGCCAAGGCAAAGCAGTTCCACCCTGATCAGAATCAGCAAAACAAAG AGGTTGCTGAAGCAAAGTTTAAGGAAGTCATGAAGTCGTATGAGGCTATAAAATCGGAAAGGAAGAATGGCACGAGTAGATGA
- the LOC107867274 gene encoding uncharacterized protein LOC107867274 isoform X1, producing the protein MGSEKPGSDNGEKRVYQDKEEMKLWGIFIFALIGATATTFAVTQLRSTVDFVYSQLKQSAQRSRAGGSFRTSFQEEAWKRYNRRMREEYEEEMERVERIRRMQSVFNRERNKYKRSYESWQENGQSAYHQHFQRNDWYWKADTSFRDRGTNFREAPRANASYPLSQHYSVLGLDRSRTKPYTDDEIKSAFRAKAKQFHPDQNQQNKEVAEAKFKEVMKSYEAIKSERKNGTSR; encoded by the exons ATGGGTAGCGAAAAACCCGGTTCAGACAATGGGGAAAAACGGGTTTATCAAGATAAAGAGGAGATGAAACTTTggggtatttttatttttgcattaatTGGAGCTACTGCCACCACTTTCGCC GTCACACAATTGCGAAGTACAGTGGATTTTGTCTACTCTCAG TTGAAGCAGTCAGCACAGAGAAGTCGAGCTGGGGGTTCTTTTAGGACAAGTTTTCAGGAGGAAGCGTGGAAAAGATATAATCGCAGGATGCGGGAAGAGTATGAAGAAGAAATGGAGAGAGTG GAGCGCATTCGTCGTATGCAAAGTGTTTTCAATAGGGAGAGAAACAAGTATAAGAGGAGCTATGAGAGCTGGCAAGAAAATGGGCAAAGTGCATATCATCAGCACTTCCAAAGGAATGACTGGTATTGGAAGGCTGATACCTCGTTTAGAGACCGGGGAACTAATTTCAGGGAAGCTCCTAGGGCCAATGCAAGCTACCCGTTGTCGCAACATTACTCGGTTTTGGGCCTTGACAG GTCTAGGACGAAGCCTTACACGGATGATGAGATAAAG TCTGCCTTTAGGGCCAAGGCAAAGCAGTTCCACCCTGATCAGAATCAGCAAAACAAAG AGGTTGCTGAAGCAAAGTTTAAGGAAGTCATGAAGTCGTATGAGGCTATAAAATCGGAAAGGAAGAATGGCACGAGTAGATGA
- the LOC107867273 gene encoding squalene monooxygenase SE2, translating to MADLLTGSILTVVLGLVAVFWFLVWKNSGRRKIEIIDPTTNSTATTTVYDGECRSKDGDDDVDIIVVGAGVAGAALAHTLGKERRRVKVIERDLTEPDRIVGELLQPGGYLKLQELGLEDCVEKIDAQRVFGYALFKDGKSTRLSYPLEKFHSDVSGRSFHNGRFIQRMREKAASLPNVKLEQGTVTSLLEENGTIRGVQYKTKSGEEMKAYAPLTVVCDGCFSNLRRTLCDPKVEVPSCFVGLVLENCQLPHENHGHVILADPSPILFYPISSTEVRCLVDVPGQKVPSISNGEMAKYLKSVVAPQVPPEIKDAFIAAVDNGNIRTMPNRSMPAAPHPTPGALLMGDAFNMRHPLTGGGMTVALSDIVVLRDLLKPLRDLNDAPTLCRYLESFYTLRKPVASTINTLAGALYKVFCASPDQARKEMREACFDYLSLGGVFSEGPVSLLSGLNPRPLSLVCHFFAVAIFGVGRLLLPFPSPKRIWIGARLISGASAIIFPIIKAEGVRQMFFPATVPAYYRSPPEVRL from the exons ATGGCAGATTTACTCACCGGATCTATTCTCACAGTGGTACTAGGTTTAGTCGCAGTGTTTTGGTTTTTGGTTTGGAAGAATAGTGGGCGGAGAAAAATTGAAATCATTGACCCGACTACTAATAGCACTGCCACGACGACGGTATATGATGGAGAATGTAGATCAAAGGATGGAGATGATGACGTGGATATTATTGTTGTCGGTGCCGGCGTTGCTGGTGCTGCTCTCGCTCATACACTTggcaag GAAAGGCGTCGTGTAAAAGTAATTGAACGAGATTTGACGGAGCCTGATCGAATTGTTGGAGAACTCCTGCAACCAGGTGGCTACCTCAAATTGCAGGAGTTGGGATTGGAAG ATTGTGTGGAGAAAATTGATGCTCAACGAGTGTTTGGGTATGCTCTTTTCAAGGATGGTAAGAGCACACGTCTTTCTTATCCCCTGGAGAAATTTCACTCTGATGTTTCTGGAAGGAGCTTCCACAATGGGCGTTTCATTCAAAGAATGCGAGAGAAAGCTGCATCTCTCCCCAA TGTCAAGCTAGAGCAAGGTACTGTTACGTCTCTGCTTGAAGAAAACGGGACCATTAGAGGTGTTCAGTACAAGACTAAATCTGGTGAAGAGATGAAAGCATATGCACCATTAACCGTAGTATGTGATGGTTGTTTCTCGAATCTACGGCGTACCCTTTGCGATCCGAAG GTAGAAGTGCCTTCTTGTTTTGTTGGTCTGGTCCTGGAGAACTGCCAGCTTCCACATGAAAATCATGGACATGTCATTTTGGCTGATCCATCACCTATTTTGTTCTATCCCATAAGCAGTACTGAGGTCCGTTGTCTGGTTGATGTACCTGGTCAAAAAGTGCCTTCTATTTCGAATGGTGAAATGGCCAAATATTTGAAAAGCGTAGTTGCTCCCCAG GTCCCTCCTGAGATAAAAGATGCATTCATTGCTGCAGTTGACAATGGAAACATCAGGACAATGCCGAACCGAAGCATGCCAGCTGCTCCTCATCCAACTCCTGGTGCTCTTCTCATGGGAGATGCATTCAATATGCGCCACCCCTTGACTGGTGGAGGAATGACTGTGGCATTGTCTGATATTGTTGTATTGCGTGATCTTCTCAAACCTCTTCGTGATTTGAATGATGCCCCTACTCTTTGCAGATATCTGGAGTCCTTTTACACCTTGCGTAAG CCTGTGGCCTCCACCATCAATACATTGGCTGGTGCCTTGTATAAGGTGTTTTGTGCTTCACCTGATCAAGCTAGGAAGGAGATGCGCGAAGCATGCTTTGATTATTTGAGCCTTGGTGGAGTATTCTCAGAAGGACCAGTATCTTTGCTTTCTGGCTTAAACCCTCGTCCATTAAGTCTCGTTTGTCATTTCTTTGCTGTGGCTATCTTTGGTGTTGGTCGCTTGCTGCTTCCTTTCCCATCACCCAAACGTATATggattggagcccgactaatatCG GGTGCATCTGCAATCATTTTTCCTATCATCAAGGCAGAAGGGGTCAGGCAGATGTTCTTCCCCGCTACCGTTCCTGCATACTATAGGTCTCCTCCTGAAGTGAGGTTGTAA
- the LOC107867274 gene encoding uncharacterized protein LOC107867274 isoform X4, translating into MGSEKPGSDNGEKRVYQDKEEMKLWGIFIFALIGATATTFASAQRSRAGGSFRTSFQEEAWKRYNRRMREEYEEEMERVERIRRMQSVFNRERNKYKRSYESWQENGQSAYHQHFQRNDWYWKADTSFRDRGTNFREAPRANASYPLSQHYSVLGLDRSRTKPYTDDEIKSAFRAKAKQFHPDQNQQNKEVAEAKFKEVMKSYEAIKSERKNGTSR; encoded by the exons ATGGGTAGCGAAAAACCCGGTTCAGACAATGGGGAAAAACGGGTTTATCAAGATAAAGAGGAGATGAAACTTTggggtatttttatttttgcattaatTGGAGCTACTGCCACCACTTTCGCC TCAGCACAGAGAAGTCGAGCTGGGGGTTCTTTTAGGACAAGTTTTCAGGAGGAAGCGTGGAAAAGATATAATCGCAGGATGCGGGAAGAGTATGAAGAAGAAATGGAGAGAGTG GAGCGCATTCGTCGTATGCAAAGTGTTTTCAATAGGGAGAGAAACAAGTATAAGAGGAGCTATGAGAGCTGGCAAGAAAATGGGCAAAGTGCATATCATCAGCACTTCCAAAGGAATGACTGGTATTGGAAGGCTGATACCTCGTTTAGAGACCGGGGAACTAATTTCAGGGAAGCTCCTAGGGCCAATGCAAGCTACCCGTTGTCGCAACATTACTCGGTTTTGGGCCTTGACAG GTCTAGGACGAAGCCTTACACGGATGATGAGATAAAG TCTGCCTTTAGGGCCAAGGCAAAGCAGTTCCACCCTGATCAGAATCAGCAAAACAAAG AGGTTGCTGAAGCAAAGTTTAAGGAAGTCATGAAGTCGTATGAGGCTATAAAATCGGAAAGGAAGAATGGCACGAGTAGATGA
- the LOC107867274 gene encoding uncharacterized protein LOC107867274 isoform X3 has translation MGSEKPGSDNGEKRVYQDKEEMKLWGIFIFALIGATATTFALKQSAQRSRAGGSFRTSFQEEAWKRYNRRMREEYEEEMERVERIRRMQSVFNRERNKYKRSYESWQENGQSAYHQHFQRNDWYWKADTSFRDRGTNFREAPRANASYPLSQHYSVLGLDRSRTKPYTDDEIKSAFRAKAKQFHPDQNQQNKEVAEAKFKEVMKSYEAIKSERKNGTSR, from the exons ATGGGTAGCGAAAAACCCGGTTCAGACAATGGGGAAAAACGGGTTTATCAAGATAAAGAGGAGATGAAACTTTggggtatttttatttttgcattaatTGGAGCTACTGCCACCACTTTCGCC TTGAAGCAGTCAGCACAGAGAAGTCGAGCTGGGGGTTCTTTTAGGACAAGTTTTCAGGAGGAAGCGTGGAAAAGATATAATCGCAGGATGCGGGAAGAGTATGAAGAAGAAATGGAGAGAGTG GAGCGCATTCGTCGTATGCAAAGTGTTTTCAATAGGGAGAGAAACAAGTATAAGAGGAGCTATGAGAGCTGGCAAGAAAATGGGCAAAGTGCATATCATCAGCACTTCCAAAGGAATGACTGGTATTGGAAGGCTGATACCTCGTTTAGAGACCGGGGAACTAATTTCAGGGAAGCTCCTAGGGCCAATGCAAGCTACCCGTTGTCGCAACATTACTCGGTTTTGGGCCTTGACAG GTCTAGGACGAAGCCTTACACGGATGATGAGATAAAG TCTGCCTTTAGGGCCAAGGCAAAGCAGTTCCACCCTGATCAGAATCAGCAAAACAAAG AGGTTGCTGAAGCAAAGTTTAAGGAAGTCATGAAGTCGTATGAGGCTATAAAATCGGAAAGGAAGAATGGCACGAGTAGATGA